DNA from Mesorhizobium huakuii:
TCTCGCGCGCAACTACGGCCAGACCGACATCATCATCGTCGGCCTCGTCGTCTACGCGTTGCTCGGTCTCGGCTGCGACGGCATCGTTCGCTTCTTCCAGGAAAGGTCGCTGTCATGGCGTCGCACCTTGGCGGATTGAGCGGCGCGCCCGTGGTGAGGGTCGAGAACCTCGTAAGGAGTTTCGGGCCGCGAACCATCCTCGACGGCCTCAGTCTCTGAACTCATTCACTCACTACGTGTCCCCGAAGTTGGCGAGATTTCGGACCTCCTCATGCTTGCCGCGAGCGATTGTCCGACCGCTGTGGGTAAATCCGGATTGTGGCCTCAAATCACGCAAATGGGAGGTGGTCCGACCTGCCCTCATGAACATGGTGGCTTGCAGCACGCGCGCTCCGGGAGAAAGTGCGGGCCGGAGGCTTTCCTGATTTCTCACCATGTGGTGAGTTACCGCTGCCGCATCTCGGCCGTGAATACGCCAACCCGATTACATTCGTGGAAATAAGTAACTCGAGCGAAAATGTGCAATCTTTCTTCGGCACGTGTCCTAATCGCGCAGGGAGATCAATTTCCACGTCCTGGAATTCAAGATAATCATTGTACAGTGGAAAATACGCCTTATATACCGCCTCCTTCAAAACGAAGAGGTCCCGCCGCTTGAGCAGATGTAGATCGTACATGCGTTGCTCGTTAGGGGTGGCAATGAGTTCGATCAGGTTCTCCGGCAGAGGTTCATTAGGCTCAATGTCGATGCCGAGAGCCGCAATCCTTTTCGTCCCTGCAATGGCGGCGGCTGCTACGGTATCGTGGTGCGCCAAAGATCCGACGATGCCGGGTGGCCAGATCGGAACACCAGAGCGCGTCTTGAGGATCGGCAGTTGTGGGAATCCCAGTTGCCCAAGGAGTGTTCTGGCGACTACTCTTGCAGCACCGCTTTGGCGGCGAACTTTGGTGACAGCGCGTCCCAATGAGGTAACTTCGGAAGCGTACAAGGTGGAGTCGTCAGCCGGTTCTATTGGACGGATGCCGACGAGGATGTTCTGTTGATCAATGGTGATAGTCTCCATTCTGTCTGGTCCCTTTGGGCTTTTCGAATGAGAAGCTCAGCCAATGCAGCTTGACGTTGGAATTGCTCGACTCGGTCGTCGATCAGCAGCGGCGGCAGACCACATCTGCTTCCCATCTTTGGATCGGTGCCGTCGCAGGAGTGGTTGGAATTGTGAGTGGCGTAGTCTCCGGGGTGTCAAACCTCGAATCATCCGGCGTTAGAGCGCCGGACAGGAGACTACGCCATGACAAGGACTACCATGAAAGCGGAAGCCGTTCATCCTGGGGATGAGGCGACGAGCTATCTTTTCGACAACTGGTTTGATCCGATCGAAGCTGGCCTGCGCGAGCGGGTGCGCGGCTTCATCGAGACGATGCTCGAGACCGA
Protein-coding regions in this window:
- a CDS encoding 4'-phosphopantetheinyl transferase superfamily protein, which gives rise to METITIDQQNILVGIRPIEPADDSTLYASEVTSLGRAVTKVRRQSGAARVVARTLLGQLGFPQLPILKTRSGVPIWPPGIVGSLAHHDTVAAAAIAGTKRIAALGIDIEPNEPLPENLIELIATPNEQRMYDLHLLKRRDLFVLKEAVYKAYFPLYNDYLEFQDVEIDLPARLGHVPKKDCTFSLELLISTNVIGLAYSRPRCGSGNSPHGEKSGKPPARTFSRSARAASHHVHEGRSDHLPFA